Proteins found in one Flavobacterium channae genomic segment:
- a CDS encoding tRNA1(Val) (adenine(37)-N6)-methyltransferase — MFKFKQFSVNQDRCAMKIGTDGVLLGAWTPLINNPYNVLDIGAGTGILSLMLAQRSNAEQIDAIEIDENAYEQCVENFEASPWSDKLFCFHAGLDEFVDEPEDEYDLIISNPPFYTDDYKSDNTSRDLARFEDALPFEELIDAAALLLSDNGIFSVIIPYKEEERFITMCKEVDLFPLKITRVKGTPTSEIKRSLLAFCRLEQTPLIDELTIEISRHQYTTEYTELTKDFYLKM; from the coding sequence TTGTTCAAATTCAAACAATTTTCAGTTAATCAAGACCGTTGCGCTATGAAAATAGGCACTGATGGTGTTTTGCTTGGTGCTTGGACTCCGTTAATTAACAATCCCTATAATGTGTTAGATATTGGAGCTGGAACAGGAATATTGTCATTGATGTTAGCGCAAAGAAGCAACGCCGAACAAATTGATGCCATTGAAATTGACGAAAACGCATACGAACAATGTGTTGAAAATTTTGAAGCTTCACCTTGGAGTGATAAATTATTTTGTTTTCATGCGGGTTTAGATGAATTTGTAGACGAACCTGAAGATGAATACGATTTGATTATTTCTAATCCGCCTTTTTATACTGATGATTATAAATCAGATAACACTTCAAGAGATTTAGCTCGATTTGAAGACGCTCTACCTTTTGAAGAATTGATTGATGCAGCCGCATTATTGCTTTCAGATAACGGAATTTTTTCTGTAATTATTCCTTACAAAGAAGAAGAACGATTTATTACAATGTGTAAAGAAGTCGATTTGTTTCCTTTAAAAATTACTCGTGTAAAAGGAACACCAACTTCAGAAATTAAAAGAAGTTTACTAGCCTTCTGTAGATTAGAACAAACTCCTTTAATAGACGAACTTACCATTGAAATTTCACGCCATCAATATACTACAGAATATACAGAATTGACGAAAGATTTTTATTTGAAGATGTAA
- a CDS encoding 30S ribosomal protein S16: MSVKIRLQRHGKKGKPFYWVVAADARSKRDGKFLEKLGTYNPNTNPATIDLNIEKAAQWLFNGAQPTDTARAILSYKGALLKHHLDGGVRKGALTQEQADAKLAAWLEEKAGKVDAKKAGLSKADADAKAKALKAEKEANEKRIAAQAEAAKAAEATEEVAEEVVEAAAEEAPAVEENNEETEA, from the coding sequence ATGTCAGTAAAAATTAGATTACAAAGACACGGAAAAAAAGGGAAACCTTTTTATTGGGTTGTTGCAGCAGATGCAAGATCAAAAAGAGATGGTAAATTCTTAGAAAAATTAGGAACTTACAATCCAAACACTAATCCAGCAACTATCGATTTAAATATCGAGAAAGCAGCTCAATGGTTATTCAATGGTGCTCAACCAACGGATACTGCAAGAGCAATTTTATCTTACAAAGGTGCTTTATTAAAACACCACTTAGATGGAGGAGTTCGTAAAGGTGCTTTAACTCAAGAGCAAGCTGACGCTAAATTAGCTGCTTGGTTAGAAGAAAAAGCTGGAAAAGTTGATGCTAAAAAAGCTGGTTTATCAAAAGCTGATGCTGATGCTAAAGCTAAAGCTTTAAAAGCTGAAAAAGAAGCAAACGAAAAACGTATTGCTGCTCAAGCTGAGGCTGCAAAAGCTGCTGAAGCTACAGAAGAAGTTGCTGAAGAAGTAGTTGAGGCTGCTGCTGAGGAAGCTCCTGCTGTTGAAGAAAACAACGAAGAAACAGAAGCTTAA
- a CDS encoding DUF6252 family protein, with product MKKIVSLLALVVMMSSCEENLQSNNPSFQAKQNDVYWRANEARVSVDASGAMTITAYNQYETVTLETSSTNPGTYVLGTTNQNNFASYSNDVDGVSDYYDTGLYTGPAFKVSNMINRGTGYQTNTGGAQTTGGTGSGLRVATQTTNGTVTAITVVARGVGYTPGDLITIVGGNNNATFRVLNIQQSNGEIKIEEVENGLFTGTYKFNAVNENGDVITFSEGVFYKIPLSSF from the coding sequence ATGAAAAAAATAGTTTCTTTATTGGCTTTGGTTGTAATGATGTCTTCTTGCGAGGAAAATCTTCAATCTAATAATCCTTCTTTTCAAGCAAAGCAAAATGATGTTTATTGGAGAGCAAATGAAGCAAGAGTTTCTGTAGATGCTAGCGGAGCTATGACAATTACTGCTTATAATCAATATGAAACGGTTACTTTAGAAACGTCAAGTACAAATCCTGGTACTTATGTTTTAGGAACAACTAACCAAAATAATTTTGCATCTTATTCTAATGATGTAGATGGTGTTTCGGATTATTATGATACAGGTTTGTATACTGGACCAGCTTTTAAAGTTTCTAACATGATTAATAGAGGAACAGGTTATCAAACAAATACAGGTGGAGCTCAAACTACAGGTGGAACTGGTTCTGGATTAAGAGTAGCGACTCAAACTACAAATGGAACGGTAACTGCAATTACTGTTGTGGCAAGAGGAGTTGGTTATACACCAGGTGATCTTATCACAATTGTTGGAGGAAATAATAATGCAACTTTTAGAGTGTTAAATATCCAACAAAGTAATGGAGAAATTAAAATTGAAGAAGTAGAAAATGGTTTGTTCACTGGAACATATAAATTCAACGCTGTTAATGAGAATGGTGATGTAATTACTTTTTCAGAAGGAGTTTTCTATAAAATCCCGCTTTCAAGTTTTTAA
- the rimM gene encoding ribosome maturation factor RimM (Essential for efficient processing of 16S rRNA): MRKEDCFYLGKIAKKFSFKGEVLAYLDTDEPEMYQNLESVFVEINKSLVPFFIETSSLHKEKFLRIRFEDIQTEEEADEIMGSELYLPLSMLPKLEGTQFYYHEVIGFDVIDTRLGNIGQITSINDSGAQPLFEIDHNGTEILIPLIDDFIIALDRENKTITLETPEGLVDLYLQ; this comes from the coding sequence ATGCGTAAAGAAGATTGTTTCTATTTAGGTAAAATCGCGAAAAAATTTAGTTTCAAGGGTGAAGTATTGGCGTATTTAGACACCGACGAACCCGAAATGTATCAAAATTTGGAATCAGTTTTTGTTGAAATCAACAAAAGTCTGGTTCCATTTTTTATTGAAACTAGTTCACTTCATAAAGAAAAATTCTTGCGTATTCGTTTTGAAGACATTCAAACGGAAGAAGAAGCGGATGAAATTATGGGAAGTGAATTATATCTTCCACTTTCAATGTTACCCAAACTTGAAGGAACTCAATTTTACTATCACGAAGTAATTGGATTTGATGTAATTGACACTCGTTTAGGTAATATTGGACAAATAACTTCAATTAATGATAGCGGTGCTCAACCACTTTTTGAAATTGATCATAATGGAACCGAAATTCTAATTCCACTTATCGACGATTTCATCATTGCACTTGACAGAGAAAACAAAACCATTACTTTAGAAACTCCTGAAGGATTGGTTGACCTTTATTTACAATAG